ATCATGACCCGCTACGGCCTAAAGGCCCTGCCCGTGGTCAGGCCGGGCACCAAGACCTGCGTGGGCGTCCTCGAGCACGACATCATGGACAAGGCCGTCAAGCACGGGCTGGGGGAATTCGCCGTGGACGAATACATGATCCGCGACCCGGCCACGGTTTCGCCGGATACGGACCTCTATCCGCTCATGGAGATCATCCTGGGGAAGCGGCAACGGCTGGCCCCGGTGGTGGAAAACGGGGAACTGGTGGGCGTGGTCACCCGCACGGACCTGGTCAACACCCTGGTCCAGGAACCGGCCCGCATCCCGGAATCGCTTTTGCCCGAGCGCAAGCGGGAGCGAAACATCGCGTCGCTTTTACGCGAAAGGCTGCCCAAGGAGATCTTTACCCTGCTCACGGACATCGGCGAACTCGGCCGGGACAGGGGGCTGGCCGTCTATGTGGTGGGCGGATTCGTGCGCGACCTGCTCCTGCATCAGCCCAATTTCGATGTGGACCTGGTGGTCGAGGGCGACGGCATCGCCTTTGCCGAGGCCATGGCCAAGGCGTTTCACGGCCGGGCCAAGTCCCATCCCAAATTCAAGACCGCCGTGGTGGTCCTGTCTGACGGCAAGCGGATCGACGTGGCCACGGCCCGCCTGGAATATTACGAATACCCGGCCGCCCTGCCCACGGTGGAGCTGTCGTCCATCAAGATGGACCTCTACCGTCGCGACTTCACCATCAACGCCCTGGCCGTACACCTCAATCCCGAACGCTTCGGCGAACTGGCCGATTTTTTCGGGGCCCAGCGCGACATCAAGGATCGCGTGGTGCGCGTGCTGCATTCCTTAAGCTTCGTGGAAGACCCCACCCGCATCCTGCGGGCCATCCGCTTCAGCGAACGCTACGGATTCCGCATCGGCGCGCAGACCGAACGACTCATCAAAAACGCCCTGCAACACAACTTCTTCCACAAGCTCTCCGGGGCGCGCCTGTTCCACGAGATCAGCCTCATCCTCGGGGAGGAAAACCCCCTGTCCTGCCTGCGCCGCATGCAGCAATACAAACTCTTGTCGGCCATCCACCCCCTGCTGGCCCTGGACACAGCCAAGGAAACCCTGCTGACGGCCACGGACAACGTCATCAAGTGGTACCGGCTGCTGTACATGGAACAGGCCCCACGGATCTGGCTGGTCTTTTTCCTGGGCCTGTGCTCCGGACTTGACGACGAACAGTTCGCTACCATCGCCAACCGCCTGGGGTTCACGAAAAAAATGCTGGCGGAACTCGGCAGCCTGCGCCACGCCGTGCGCAAGACCGCCCACCGCCTCTACAACTGGGAATACCTGAAACTCCCCGTCAGCGAACTGTACTTCCTCTTAAACGGCCTCTCCCTGGAGGGCCTTCTCTACCTCATGGCCCGCAATCCCAAAGAATCCATCCAGAAACACATCTCCCTGTACCTGACCAAGCTGTGCGACACCCAGATCGAAATCACCGGCGAGGACTTGCAGATCATGGGCGTGGAGCCCGGCCCGCGCTACGGCCGCATCCTGCGCGCCGTCACCGCCGCCGCCGTGGACGGCGTGGCCGTCAGCCGCGAACGGCAACTGGAGTTGGCCGGACGCCTGGCCCGGGGCGAAATTTCCGACGAGCCGCCCGTGTGGGACGCGCCCGAGGCGTGAATGGGGGCCTGGAGGCCATCCCTCGACATCCCGGGACGTTGTGCGTAAAAAAGCGCCCGTTGCTGATGAAAAAAAGAAAACGAGGTCGAAATGCCCTGTCCTTTGTTTGTGTGTAACAGCCCGGACGCGTTCGGGCCTGTGCTTGACCGTCTGGCCGCCCGCAACGAGCCGCCGCACGGCGAAATCGCCGAACGCACCGCCGCCATCCTGGCCGATGTGGCCGCACGCGGCGACGCGGCGCTCGTGGACTATACCCGGCGCTTCGATTGTCCGGAGTTTACGGAGGCCATGATCCGCGTACCCGAGGCCGACATCGCAGCGGCGGCGGACGCGGTTTCCGCCGACGATCTGGCGATCATCGCCGAGGCCGCAGACAACATCCGGCGGTTCCACGAGGCCCAGGTGCAGCGTTCCTGGTGGATGACCCAGCCCGACGGCACGCTCCTGGGGCGCATGGTTACCCCCGTAGACAGGGCCGGGCTCTACGTCCCCGGAGGAGTCGGCGGCGAGACGCCGCTCATCTCCAGCCTGCTCATGAACGCCATCCCGGCCCAGGTGGCCGGTGTGGCGCGCATCGCCGTGGTCTCGCCGCCCCGAAAGGACGGCTCGCTCAATCCCAACATCCTGGCCGCCGCCCATGTCCTGGGGCTGGCCGAGGTCTACCGGGTGGGCAGCGCCTGGGCCATCGCCGCCCTGGCCCATGGCACGCGGACCATCGCCCCGGCCGATGTCCTGGCCGGGCCCGGCAACATCTACGTGACCACGGCCAAGCGCCTGCTCGTGGGCACGGTGGGCATCGACATGATCGCCGGGCCCAGCGAAATCGTGATCCTGGCCGACGACACGGCCAACCCGGACTGGCTGGCCGCAGACATGCTCTCCCAGGCCGAACACGACCCCCTGGCCGCCTCGGTGTGCCTGACGACCAGCGAGCCGGTGGCCCAGGCCGTGCGCCGCGCCCTTGAAGCGCAGCTTGCCGCCCTGCCCCGCAGCGACATCGCGGCCCGGTCCCTGGCCGATTTCGGGCTCGTGGCCGCCGTGGCCGACCTGGACATGGGAGCCCGGCTGGTCAACCGCATGGCCCCCGAGCACCTGGAACTGGCCGTGGCCGACCCCTTCGCGCTGCTGGGAAAGATCCGCCACGCCGGGGCCATCTTCATGGGGCACATGTCGGCCGAGCCCGTGGGCGACTACTTCGCCGGTCCCAACCATGTGCTGCCCACCATGGGCACGGCCCGATTTTCCTCGGGCCTGTCCGTGGCCGCTTTCTGCAAGGAATCGAGCGTCATCTCCGCCTCGCCGGAATTCGTCCGGAAACACGGCGCGAAGATCGCCCGGCTGGCCCGCCTCGAAGGCCTGGAGGCCCATGCCCGATCCATGGAATGCCGTTTTGTAAAATAACGACCCCAAACCGCCCCAAAACGCCCCAAACCTCAAGGACGATCCGCCATGAACGTGGTGACCACCACCGATATCAAGGAATATCCCCTGGCCTCCCGGGGCAAGGTACGCGATATTTACGAACTGTCCCCCGAGACGCTGCTCATCGTGACCACGGACCGCCTCTCGGCCTTCGACGTGGTGCTGCCCGACCCCATTCCCCACAAGGGCATCATCCTCAACAAAATCACCATCTTCTGGATGAACCGCTTCGCCGGGCTGATCGGCAACCATCTGCTGGCCACCGAGCCCGCCGATTTTCCCGCCGCCCTGGCCCCTCACGCCGACATGTTGCGCGGCCGGGCCGTGGTGGTCAAAAAGGCCAGGCCGCTGCCCATCGAATGCATCGTGCGCGGCTACATCACCGGGTCCGGCTGGAAGGACTATCAGGCCACGGGATCGGTCTGCGGCCACGCCCTGCCCGAGGGCCTTGCGGAATCCGCCATGCTGGCCGAGCCGATTTTTACGCCGTCCACCAAGGCGGACCTGGGCAGCCACGACGAGAACATCACCCTGGCTGCGGCCAAAGACCTGGTCGGCGTCGAGATCTTCAACCAGGTGCAGGACATCTCCATCGCCCTCTACTCCGCCGCCCGGGACCATGCCCGGCAGCGCGGCATCCTCATCGCGGACACCAAGTTCGAGTTCGGCCTGACCGACAACGGACTTCTGCTCATCGACGAGGTGCTGACCCCCGACTCCTCCCGCTTCTGGCCCGCCGCTGGATACCAGCCCGGACGCGGCCAGCCCAGCTTCGACAAACAGTACGTGCGCGACTGGCTCACGGACATCGGCTTCAACAAGAAACCGCCCGCGCCGCATATGCCCGAAGAAGTCATCCAGCGCACCCGCTCCAAATATATCGAGGCCTACGAATTTCTGACCGGCGGGAAATTCGAGATTTAGCCCGCCGGGGGGAACCTTTTTTGAAAAAAAGGTTCCCCCCGGACCCCTCTCCAAAAAACTTTGGCGCGCTTCGCGTCCGCGTGCGGGTGCAGGCACTTTCTCCGAACCACCTTGGTTTTCGCTGGCGTTTTCCGGAAAAGCTCCGCTTTTCCGGAAAACGCCAGCGATACCAGGGGGTCCGGGGGAAATGATTTCCCCCGGGCGGGGTTCGGGGCGGCAGCCCCGACGACCATTCCTCCGCCGGGTGGAAGAAAAAACTTGACCGTACGGCCCGCAGGGTTTAGTTATCCGCTTCTCGCGCGCCCGTAGCTCAGCTGGATAGAGCGCCGGACTACGAATCCGTAGGCCGCAGGTTCGAATCCTGCCGGGCGCACCATCAAATCTCAAGGGGTTAGGACATCAGGTCCTAGCCCCTTATTTCGTTGAGCCAACCAAGAATGCCAACCTGGAGTTTTCACCCGTTGCAAGAAGTCTCAAATTGATATATCATCAAAAGTCTAAGTAATCATAAAAATTAATAACAATTGATTGAAATAAAGGCGACTAAGCAATGACAAGGTATTCAAAGGTAGAAAAGAAAAAAAGAAGTGGAGCTACTTTCACTCCTGAAAATCTTTCTAAGTTTTTATCAAAAAAGATAAGCAAACTTTTAACCAAAGATAAAAATGAAGAAATCAATATACTCGATCCAGCTGTTGGGGACGGACAACTGCTATTTTCAATGGCAAATGAACTTAAAAGCATTGGTTACTGCAACATAGTTCTACATGGATTTGATACAGATAAAAATTCAACAGAAAACTCCATTAGAAAGCTCAGTGAAATAGTTGCAAAAGAAAATATCCATATAATTCACAAAGATTTTTTAGAACATGTCCTCGAAAGCTCATCCTACCTACCCCTGTTTCAGGAAAATAAGTTAATAAAATACGACATCATAATAGCTAACCCGCCATATGTAAGAACACAGATAATGGGCGAGATAAAAGCCAAACAACTATCATCATCATTTGACTTAAAGGGTCGCGTTGACCTCTATTATCCATTTATCCTGTCGATTGGAAAAGCTTTAAAAGAGGGTGGAGTAGCAGGCATAATTACATCAAACAGATATTTGACAATAAAGTCTGGAGCTTCAGTCCGACGTGAAATAAGAAAAGTGTTTTCACTAAAAAATGTTTATGACTTAGGAGATACGAAGGTATTTGATGCTGCAATTTTGCCAGCAATCATGATTTGCGGATCACCAAGTAGAACGCATCACAACAATATTAATTTTAGTTCAATTTACGAAACCGATGAAACATCAAACATTAAAATAAATGATATATTTGAAGCCTTTGAGCATGAAGGAGTGGTAACGCTTAGTGGTGAAAAGAACTATTTAGTCAAAAACGGTATATTGGATGATGGAGGTGATTCGAGCAATGTATGGCGACTGTCAACCAATGCCTGTGATGAATGGTTAAAGACAGTAGAAGAAAACACTTGGTGTAGATTTGAAGATGTTGGAAAGATAAGGGTTGGAGTTAAAACAACTGCTGATTCAGTTTTCATCAGAGACGACTGGGAATTTATTACTAACAATAAACTTCCAGAGCTATTAAAGCCACTGATCACACACCATCAAGCGAGAAGATTCAAAGGATTAATAACAAACAAAAAACAAAAATTTATTCTTTATACGCATATAATACAGAATGGAAAAAGAACAGCTATTAATTTAAATGAATACCCTAAATCAAAAGCCTACCTCGAAAAATTTAAACTTGACCTAGAAAAAAGAACTTACGTAATTAATGCAGGAAGACAATGGTATGAAATATGGGTACCACAAAATCCTGCGCATTGGGAGAACCCCAAATTGATTATGAGGGACATCAGTGAAGAACCTTGCTTTTGGATGGATTTAGATGGATCTGTTGTTAATGGAGATTGCTACTGGATGATAGCCGACAAGAAAACAGACAAAGACATCCTATGGCTGACATTAGGAGTAGCAAATTCAAAGTTTATCGAGACTTATTATGATAAAAGATTTAATAATAAACTTTATTCTGGCAGAAGGCGATTCATGACTCAGTATGTAAAAGAATTCCCCTTGCCGAATATTAATCTGAACGAGGCCCAGGAAATAATAAGGCTTTCAAAAGACCTATACCAAGAGGCTTCTTCAGATAACATAAAAGATATCGAGACAAAACTAAACAATGCTGTTTTAAAAGCATTTAACATCAGCTGCTAAAAAAATTACTCGGCAGTGGTAGTTGTATCTTTTTATTGACTATCTTCCCTTCAAAACGAGGAAACCGAGAGAAAAACTTCTCTCCGCTAGAAAGATAAAGGTTAGTTAAAGTTACAATCCCATCGCGTATGCTTGCATAAAATAAAGCATACCTAACGTCACAGTGCCTGACTTTAACACCAAAATCATTTTTTATATCTAGCTCACTTGTGTCATCAGGGCAAATAAGTCCTAGATCAATAGTAGGAGATGTTTGAAGTTTGACCTCTAAGAGTTGATTTTTTAAATCAGGGAATTGCCCGTTATCTTCATAAGATTTATAACCAAGCGATAAGCAAATCAACTTATGAAGCTCAAACCCTCTATTTCTTTCTTGATCAAAACCCAAGTCGGCAAATGAAGTCCCAATCAAAGAGGTAAGTTTGTCGAAAATCGACCTTATTGAAAGAAAAGACTTTTTTGAAGGGTTGTCGACTGGTCTTAATTCTCCAAGGTTTACATATGGAAAGCTATTCACAAAGGTATTGATCCTTTCAGTATCAACACTTGAAATCAATTCAGATTTATCTTTTACTGATGTAAGCCTGGCTTGATACTTGGTAGTCAGTGTCCCGGTCTTGTCATAAGCTGCAAGCTCTTCACCGAGTAACACCTTAATTCTACCAATTCTTGTGTTGTCTATTATTTGAATAATTACATACCTTCTTGATGGCGAAATTTCTTCATTCCAAATTTGTAAATTATTACTTTTCTGAGAATAAGTATCAAAATCTTGACCTGGAAATCTTGGTTGTGTCTTTGTAAACGAGCTAGGAACGTCATAACCAAGTGCTCTACAAACAGATTCTTTAATAACTTTTGATCTAGTCCGCAGAGGAAGGTCGCCTATGCTAAGCCCGTACAGTTTTTTGTTAAGGATATATTCGAGTTCTTCACGAGGTATCCAAAGCTTGCTATCATCATAACTTATATTATCATATATAGATATCTTAGATTTTCTAATGTTCTCAACATAAAATGCAGATTTTGCTTCGATGTCCATGCTTGTCAGCTCCTGTTCAGAGATGACTAGCACTATTCCCTAATCCCTGTCTAACATTTAGTGATGAGTTTTCAAGTCAATAGGATTTATTAGTAATACCATCCGATTTTAGGTAAGCCTCCAACCCCAATCCCTGCCTACCCCCTCCTGGCCCTTCCTTTGCTTTCTCCTGAGGTTTTTCTGCGAAGGCTAGGGTTTGGTCCTACCGTTGGGTCAAAATGGCTTAGGAGCGAGAATTGCACCGACGTCCGTTTTGGCTTCCAGCCCAGTTAGCAAACTTTTTCATCTTCTAGTGCTAGAAATATTTTCAAATTCACTTAGGAGAGCACAGGCAGTTGACCAGCAGAAAGATAGGTGGTAAAAATTATAAAACTAAATAAGGAGTGAAGGGTATGATTGAGACTACTGGAAACATTGTCCCTGAAGTTAAAGCTAAAAAAGTACAAGTTTTGCGAACCCTTACACAAAAAGAAATAGAAGAGATCGCCGACAAGCTAATAATTAAATGTAAAGATATGAAAGAAGGTGATCCTATTAACCCAAAAGACATTGCAAAAGAATACAATATCTCTCTTTCTCTTGTTGACAAAGTCTACATAAAGGCTGTTCTGAAGGGTATGCCGTTATTCCAGCTTCAAGAAGTTGTCAAACAAAAACCAAAGTCAGATCTTCCATTCATTAATTCTAGAATGAGTGTGATGATCGGAAAATCAACAATTATTGACCTTAATGAAAAAATACCGACAAAAGAAAAGCATTTTAAAGCTAATGACAAATTTAATGTAGAGCTCCAAGGGGACAACATAGTACTTATTCGTATTGTTTAATAATCAAAAACAGCATATTCCCTTTTATTGCAAGTTTATAGAGATATAGACCTGCAAAGGAGGGTTATTATGTCCAAAAAAGAATCACAATCTGTTCTTTCCACAGTCAAGGTGAGAAGTACTGAGTCTAAGTTTGACTCATCAAAGCTACGTCAACTTATTGAGCAGAATAAAAATGCCGATGAGATGATGACTGCTTTAAACATCAAGCACAAACAGACATTAAAGCAATACCTTTTAAAATTGATAAGTGTTGATCGGAGATTTTATGAAATATCTGGCTTAAACACCAGAAACAGCAAAACTCTAGTCATTAATTCCAAGGGAGAGATTAAGATCAAAAAACATATGATCGACTTTCCTGCCAATACATACAGCCCAGGTGTTCAATTTGACATTGAAGCAGACAATGAAAAAATTGTCCTCCGTCGGGTAACTACTGACTAACACTCTTCAAGTCGCGTCTTCTGGCGCGACTTTTATTTACTCAAGCTTAGGCTTCCTGCATTTTTGTTTTAATTAACAATGACTATCAAAAATCAGGGGATAACAATTAGTAATATGACTTTTATTTGACATAGTTATTATATAATAAACTTGTTTCCACTAATTACTTTGAAGAAGTCTTTTTCAAACGGCAAAGAGGTAAAGCAACTGTCGGGATCTACATTAAAATCTTTAACATATTTCCGAACAATCCTAACTCCTCCTCCGTCTTCATTGCTATTAAATGCAGAGAAAAAACCTACTTCAAATAGTCTCCCCTGAAATTGATTTAATATTATCATAACTTCTTTGTCTTCATGATTTACTAAAGTCTTTTTCATAAATTTTTTTAATTCGAACATTTTAAATGTCCAGTCGGAAAATATCATTTCAGCACTTAGGCTTAGAGCTGTTGACATTTTATTGATATTTCTCTTTTGAAAATACCTTCTTTTCATTCTCATTTCTAGTCGAACTGGCTCACCAAACTCATCCTTCTTATGATATATTTTTGCACCTTTAGTGCTGCTTTTTCTATTGTCATTAAGATATGTTGTTTCATTATATGCTAATGAAACAGCCTTTCCAGGGTTCTTGATATATGAAGTTATTTGCAACAATCTTAACAAGCTCAACTGGTCACTTGATATGATGTCTATAGAAAATTCAACCTCGCTTATTCTGTAAGCAACCTTAAAAGTAAACTCAATAAAATTAACAAAACGAGAAGACGGATGATGAAGAGTGAGAGATGTTCCAAAATACATATTATTAATGAACACGAGTCTCAATGTGAGTCGATAGTATGCTCCATCGACTAAGCACTGGATATAAAATAGATTTCTCTTGTGCTGATGGCGTGTGCTGAAAGAACGGATAATGTTCCAGGCAGTATCAAGGGGAAGATCGAGATGAGAAACGAATATCCGTACATAATCAATTGAATAGGAGAGGGATAATTCAGAGAAACAAAAATTTCGGTTCCGGTGGATATAATTATAGTATTCATTGAAATTGTTTACAATTGAATGCACCTGGAATGATGTGTCTTTCATTGTTGTTTTTATTATATCAGGTTCTTTAACATTAATATCTATGTTTTAATTTTCATTTCATTTTCAACAATAACCTAAAGATATTTAGGATAAATCTATTCAACTAGACGCTGGAGGTCTATAGTGATCTATCAACTTGGCAAATCCATCCAAATTGTTAGCATAATTTTAAGGTCTCCATTGACCAAGGAGATTGTCTTAGCTGTTATCGCAATAATAATAAAACGAAAGCTCTAGGGCAACCCCTGAGAAGTTGGGAGTCTTGTTGACTTCCTTCTTCTTTGTTTCAAACGGCGATTATCCTACCCCTTGTCCACCTGACATTTTCAATAAAAAGTTAGAGATATTTTAGCTTATCCTTACAATGTCCGTTTTGTATTAGAAACGGACTTACACATCATCCTGGCAATTAATCCTTTATATCTTATGGTGTTAGAAATTTAAAAGCTCTTGGACTTTCCCGAGTGCTTTTCCCAATGGTTGTTTATATCATCCTGGTCACTAAAACAATCTTTCAGGAGGTCAAAATGAGAGTCGAACCCATTACCAATCCCAAGCACATCAAGGCTATTAAAAAGCTTTTGAATGACAAACCTAGGGACAGACTTCTTTTCATAATGGGAACCAATAGTGGTCTCAGGGCACAAGATATCCTGTCGTTAAAAGTTTCCGATGTAAAGGGGCTAAATGTTGGAGACAGAATAACCATAAAGGAAAAGAAGACTAAAAAGTATAATGTAATAATCATAAATGAAGAAGTAAGCGAGGCTCTTAGCTACTTCTTCGAAACCATCAACCCTAAAGATAGTGACTACCTATTTAAGAGTCGCAAAGGGGCTAACTATCCACTTACAACTTTCAGGGTCACTAGACTTGTTCAGTCTTGGGTTGACGAAATCAACCTGAACATTAACGCAGGAGCACATACACTTAGGAAAACATTTTGCTATATTCAAAGAACACAATTTGGTGTACCATGGGAAGTCATATCAAAGAGGTGCAACCATTCATCTCCTTCTATCACAAGACGTTATTTAGGTGTGAAAGAAGAAGAAGTTGAGCAAATACTCTTGAAT
Above is a genomic segment from Desulfolutivibrio sulfodismutans DSM 3696 containing:
- a CDS encoding CBS domain-containing protein, translated to MNATPEKTIPKDIPMPTVVITGHTNADFDCLAAIVAAGKLYPDATLIFPGSQEKNLRHFFIQSATYLYNFKNFKDIDTSRTTTLVMVDTRQKNRVPHVAPLFDKPDLVIHCYDHHPDSDDDVVPTVSLVKPWGSTAGILVKEIRDRGLTVTPDEATIMGLGIYEDTGSFTFNSTTEHDLAAAAWLRASGMDVNVIADLMTRELSSEQITIMSGLIESAATHDINGVEVVVAEAYCERYVGDFALLVHKFLDMENIRVLFALGMMNDRVHLVARSRSPDVDVGRICASLGGGGHAYAASAAIKNKTMTQVKEELFALLYSQINPQIRIRQLMSRPAISVAENERIAQAAEIMTRYGLKALPVVRPGTKTCVGVLEHDIMDKAVKHGLGEFAVDEYMIRDPATVSPDTDLYPLMEIILGKRQRLAPVVENGELVGVVTRTDLVNTLVQEPARIPESLLPERKRERNIASLLRERLPKEIFTLLTDIGELGRDRGLAVYVVGGFVRDLLLHQPNFDVDLVVEGDGIAFAEAMAKAFHGRAKSHPKFKTAVVVLSDGKRIDVATARLEYYEYPAALPTVELSSIKMDLYRRDFTINALAVHLNPERFGELADFFGAQRDIKDRVVRVLHSLSFVEDPTRILRAIRFSERYGFRIGAQTERLIKNALQHNFFHKLSGARLFHEISLILGEENPLSCLRRMQQYKLLSAIHPLLALDTAKETLLTATDNVIKWYRLLYMEQAPRIWLVFFLGLCSGLDDEQFATIANRLGFTKKMLAELGSLRHAVRKTAHRLYNWEYLKLPVSELYFLLNGLSLEGLLYLMARNPKESIQKHISLYLTKLCDTQIEITGEDLQIMGVEPGPRYGRILRAVTAAAVDGVAVSRERQLELAGRLARGEISDEPPVWDAPEA
- the hisD gene encoding histidinol dehydrogenase; translated protein: MPCPLFVCNSPDAFGPVLDRLAARNEPPHGEIAERTAAILADVAARGDAALVDYTRRFDCPEFTEAMIRVPEADIAAAADAVSADDLAIIAEAADNIRRFHEAQVQRSWWMTQPDGTLLGRMVTPVDRAGLYVPGGVGGETPLISSLLMNAIPAQVAGVARIAVVSPPRKDGSLNPNILAAAHVLGLAEVYRVGSAWAIAALAHGTRTIAPADVLAGPGNIYVTTAKRLLVGTVGIDMIAGPSEIVILADDTANPDWLAADMLSQAEHDPLAASVCLTTSEPVAQAVRRALEAQLAALPRSDIAARSLADFGLVAAVADLDMGARLVNRMAPEHLELAVADPFALLGKIRHAGAIFMGHMSAEPVGDYFAGPNHVLPTMGTARFSSGLSVAAFCKESSVISASPEFVRKHGAKIARLARLEGLEAHARSMECRFVK
- a CDS encoding phosphoribosylaminoimidazolesuccinocarboxamide synthase encodes the protein MNVVTTTDIKEYPLASRGKVRDIYELSPETLLIVTTDRLSAFDVVLPDPIPHKGIILNKITIFWMNRFAGLIGNHLLATEPADFPAALAPHADMLRGRAVVVKKARPLPIECIVRGYITGSGWKDYQATGSVCGHALPEGLAESAMLAEPIFTPSTKADLGSHDENITLAAAKDLVGVEIFNQVQDISIALYSAARDHARQRGILIADTKFEFGLTDNGLLLIDEVLTPDSSRFWPAAGYQPGRGQPSFDKQYVRDWLTDIGFNKKPPAPHMPEEVIQRTRSKYIEAYEFLTGGKFEI
- a CDS encoding Eco57I restriction-modification methylase domain-containing protein produces the protein MTRYSKVEKKKRSGATFTPENLSKFLSKKISKLLTKDKNEEINILDPAVGDGQLLFSMANELKSIGYCNIVLHGFDTDKNSTENSIRKLSEIVAKENIHIIHKDFLEHVLESSSYLPLFQENKLIKYDIIIANPPYVRTQIMGEIKAKQLSSSFDLKGRVDLYYPFILSIGKALKEGGVAGIITSNRYLTIKSGASVRREIRKVFSLKNVYDLGDTKVFDAAILPAIMICGSPSRTHHNNINFSSIYETDETSNIKINDIFEAFEHEGVVTLSGEKNYLVKNGILDDGGDSSNVWRLSTNACDEWLKTVEENTWCRFEDVGKIRVGVKTTADSVFIRDDWEFITNNKLPELLKPLITHHQARRFKGLITNKKQKFILYTHIIQNGKRTAINLNEYPKSKAYLEKFKLDLEKRTYVINAGRQWYEIWVPQNPAHWENPKLIMRDISEEPCFWMDLDGSVVNGDCYWMIADKKTDKDILWLTLGVANSKFIETYYDKRFNNKLYSGRRRFMTQYVKEFPLPNINLNEAQEIIRLSKDLYQEASSDNIKDIETKLNNAVLKAFNISC
- a CDS encoding restriction endonuclease is translated as MDIEAKSAFYVENIRKSKISIYDNISYDDSKLWIPREELEYILNKKLYGLSIGDLPLRTRSKVIKESVCRALGYDVPSSFTKTQPRFPGQDFDTYSQKSNNLQIWNEEISPSRRYVIIQIIDNTRIGRIKVLLGEELAAYDKTGTLTTKYQARLTSVKDKSELISSVDTERINTFVNSFPYVNLGELRPVDNPSKKSFLSIRSIFDKLTSLIGTSFADLGFDQERNRGFELHKLICLSLGYKSYEDNGQFPDLKNQLLEVKLQTSPTIDLGLICPDDTSELDIKNDFGVKVRHCDVRYALFYASIRDGIVTLTNLYLSSGEKFFSRFPRFEGKIVNKKIQLPLPSNFFSS
- a CDS encoding tyrosine-type recombinase/integrase, which translates into the protein MRVEPITNPKHIKAIKKLLNDKPRDRLLFIMGTNSGLRAQDILSLKVSDVKGLNVGDRITIKEKKTKKYNVIIINEEVSEALSYFFETINPKDSDYLFKSRKGANYPLTTFRVTRLVQSWVDEINLNINAGAHTLRKTFCYIQRTQFGVPWEVISKRCNHSSPSITRRYLGVKEEEVEQILLNNI